A window from Bosea sp. ANAM02 encodes these proteins:
- a CDS encoding ABC transporter ATP-binding protein codes for MSYLELAGLQKRYGNATAVDDVSLSVEQGESVALLGPSGCGKTTTLRMLAGLIEPNRGTMTLDGREITRLPAHKRNMGYVFQSYALFPHLSVGRNIAFGLEERGVSRAEIDKRVQEGLTLVRLGGLEQRRPRELSGGQQQRVALARALVIQPSVLLLDESLSNLDAKLRDAMRHEIRSIQRSLGITTLFVTHDQVEALTMCDRIAVMHRGRIAQIGSAEDIYDRPATRFVAEFVGRANVLPLARGAQGGATVWGQAVPVDAADDADLFVRPQRMRIVPMSEPAGGDTARLTGRVLRSVFVGDHVEVLVEGAGGQLTVEMPSGSAAPAEGSDVAVVWPRAESRVFAREAA; via the coding sequence ATGAGCTATCTCGAACTCGCCGGGCTGCAGAAGCGTTACGGCAATGCGACCGCGGTCGACGACGTCTCGCTGTCGGTGGAGCAGGGCGAATCCGTCGCCCTGCTCGGCCCCTCCGGCTGCGGCAAGACCACGACACTTCGCATGCTCGCGGGGCTGATCGAGCCGAATCGCGGCACGATGACGCTCGACGGCCGCGAGATCACCCGGTTGCCGGCCCATAAGCGCAACATGGGCTACGTCTTCCAGTCCTATGCGCTGTTCCCGCATCTTTCGGTCGGCCGCAACATCGCCTTCGGTCTGGAGGAGCGGGGCGTTTCCCGCGCCGAGATCGACAAGCGCGTTCAGGAGGGGCTTACGCTGGTCCGGCTCGGCGGCCTGGAGCAGCGGCGGCCCCGGGAATTGTCCGGCGGCCAGCAGCAGCGCGTCGCGCTCGCCCGCGCGCTGGTGATCCAGCCCTCGGTACTCCTGCTCGACGAATCCCTGTCCAATCTCGACGCCAAGCTGCGTGATGCGATGCGCCACGAGATCCGCTCGATCCAGCGCTCGCTCGGCATCACCACGCTTTTCGTCACGCATGACCAGGTCGAGGCGCTGACGATGTGCGACCGGATCGCGGTGATGCATCGCGGCCGCATCGCCCAGATCGGCAGTGCCGAGGATATCTACGACCGGCCGGCGACGCGGTTCGTGGCCGAGTTCGTCGGGCGCGCCAATGTGCTGCCGCTCGCCCGCGGCGCGCAGGGCGGCGCCACCGTCTGGGGGCAAGCAGTGCCGGTTGATGCGGCTGACGATGCCGATCTGTTCGTGCGGCCGCAGCGCATGCGGATCGTGCCGATGTCCGAGCCGGCCGGCGGCGATACGGCGCGTTTGACGGGCCGTGTGCTGCGCAGCGTCTTCGTCGGCGACCATGTGGAGGTGCTGGTCGAGGGCGCGGGCGGCCAGCTTACGGTCGAGATGCCCTCCGGCTCCGCCGCGCCGGCCGAGGGGAGCGACGTCGCGGTCGTCTGGCCGCGGGCCGAGAGCCGCGTCTTCGCGCGCGAGGCCGCATGA
- a CDS encoding ABC transporter permease, with translation MTASRRLPLLLIPATLFLLVIYIWPSLGLFRNAFNEVGPTGAMVEALSLETWRATFHDSFTFELTLNSLWLSTVSTLIALCMAYPVSLFLFRTESRFRGLLAVVAIMPMLVSGVVRVFGWLAILGDRGLVNTTLQSLGLISTPLKLVFNWTGVTIGLAESIMPYMILALLAGFGRLDRTLEEAARSLGASPFRTFRRVTLPLSLPAIALAAGLGFVLSMSAYITPKLLGGGRVFVLATEIFEQATTNTNWPVAAVLAIYTLVLLLALLVVSNVVARRLQR, from the coding sequence ATGACCGCCTCGCGCCGCCTGCCATTGCTGCTCATCCCGGCGACGCTGTTCCTGCTCGTCATCTATATCTGGCCGTCGCTCGGGCTGTTCCGCAATGCCTTCAACGAGGTCGGGCCGACCGGTGCGATGGTCGAAGCCTTGTCGCTGGAGACCTGGCGCGCGACTTTCCATGACAGCTTCACCTTCGAGCTGACGCTGAATTCGCTCTGGCTCTCGACGGTTTCGACGTTGATCGCCCTGTGCATGGCCTATCCCGTCTCGCTGTTCCTGTTCCGCACCGAGTCCCGTTTCCGCGGACTGCTCGCGGTGGTCGCGATCATGCCGATGCTGGTCTCCGGCGTGGTGCGCGTCTTCGGCTGGCTCGCCATTCTCGGCGATCGCGGACTGGTCAACACCACGCTGCAATCGCTCGGCCTGATCTCGACGCCGCTGAAGCTCGTCTTCAACTGGACCGGCGTGACCATCGGCCTCGCCGAGAGCATCATGCCCTATATGATCCTGGCGCTGCTCGCCGGCTTCGGCCGGCTCGACCGCACGCTGGAGGAAGCGGCGCGCTCGCTCGGCGCCTCGCCGTTCCGCACGTTCAGGCGCGTTACCCTGCCGCTCAGCCTGCCGGCGATCGCGCTGGCTGCCGGCTTGGGCTTCGTCCTCTCGATGTCGGCCTATATCACGCCGAAGCTGCTCGGCGGCGGACGCGTCTTCGTGCTGGCGACGGAGATATTCGAGCAGGCGACGACCAACACGAACTGGCCGGTCGCGGCCGTGCTGGCGATCTACACGCTCGTGCTGCTGCTCGCCCTGCTCGTCGTCTCCAATGTGGTGGCACGGAGGCTGCAGCGATGA
- a CDS encoding ABC transporter permease: MTGAGRVLSSFAALVYVLILAPIVVVVMLAFSADNFILFPPSGYSLRWFQQLAGHAPLQAALWLSVRIAAVVTLLSLAIGVPAALALAKGRFPGRDALTGFFVAPLLLPTLITGLALLLFFSPLKLTATLPGLVLGHMTVTVPFVIRMMATALSNLPDDIEAAAATLGATPWRVVRRVTLPLATPGLIACACLSFLLSFDETVISLFIAGPRASTLPVEMVRYVEGRTDPLIAALSVVLIVATLAVVLVVERLVGVARAVGK; this comes from the coding sequence ATGACCGGGGCGGGGCGCGTTCTCTCCAGCTTCGCGGCGCTGGTCTATGTGCTGATCCTGGCGCCGATCGTCGTCGTGGTCATGCTGGCCTTCTCGGCTGACAACTTCATCCTGTTTCCGCCTTCCGGTTATTCGCTGCGCTGGTTCCAGCAGCTTGCGGGCCATGCGCCGTTGCAGGCAGCTCTCTGGCTCAGCGTGCGGATTGCGGCGGTGGTGACATTGCTCTCGCTCGCCATCGGCGTGCCCGCTGCGCTCGCCCTGGCGAAGGGACGCTTTCCGGGTAGGGACGCGCTCACCGGCTTCTTCGTCGCGCCGCTCCTGCTGCCGACATTGATCACTGGACTGGCGCTGCTGCTGTTCTTCTCGCCGTTGAAGCTGACGGCCACGCTGCCCGGCCTCGTGCTCGGCCATATGACGGTGACCGTGCCCTTCGTGATCCGGATGATGGCGACGGCGCTCAGCAACCTGCCCGACGATATCGAGGCCGCCGCCGCCACCCTCGGCGCCACGCCCTGGCGGGTGGTGCGACGGGTGACGCTGCCGCTCGCGACGCCCGGCCTGATCGCCTGCGCCTGCCTGTCCTTCCTGCTTTCCTTCGACGAGACGGTGATCTCGCTCTTCATCGCCGGTCCGCGCGCCTCGACCCTGCCGGTCGAGATGGTGCGCTATGTCGAGGGCCGCACCGATCCGCTCATCGCGGCTCTGTCCGTGGTGCTCATCGTCGCGACGCTTGCCGTCGTTCTCGTGGTCGAACGCCTGGTCGGCGTCGCCCGTGCTGTCGGAAAGTAG
- a CDS encoding RraA family protein yields MPDYRIEAMPEQLPAALVEKLQKVETATIGHSQHWGFMDRRIQPLLRGKRIAAAAVTLAIPGQDSTLLHHTLGLLRPGDILVVDRLGDDKHACWGGGVTVAAKAAGAVGGIVDGPCTDLAEIEDSDFPMWCRGMSPITTRLYNLGGTLNLPISCGNVPVKAGDVILADESGVLVLPRAEAEAIADAAIARQERGERSQARVKAGEKLGDISGATKMVLDAIAAAKG; encoded by the coding sequence ATGCCCGATTATCGTATTGAAGCCATGCCCGAGCAGCTCCCGGCCGCTCTGGTCGAGAAGCTGCAGAAGGTCGAGACCGCGACCATCGGCCATTCCCAGCACTGGGGCTTCATGGATCGTCGCATCCAGCCGCTGCTGCGCGGCAAGCGCATCGCCGCGGCGGCCGTGACGCTGGCGATCCCCGGGCAGGATTCCACCCTGCTGCATCATACGCTCGGCCTGCTGCGCCCCGGCGACATCCTCGTCGTCGACCGGCTCGGCGACGACAAGCATGCCTGCTGGGGCGGCGGAGTCACCGTCGCGGCGAAGGCGGCCGGCGCAGTCGGCGGCATCGTCGATGGACCCTGCACCGATCTTGCCGAGATCGAGGATTCCGATTTCCCGATGTGGTGCCGCGGCATGTCGCCGATCACCACGCGGCTCTACAATCTCGGCGGCACGCTCAACCTGCCGATCTCCTGCGGCAATGTCCCGGTCAAGGCCGGCGATGTGATCCTCGCCGACGAATCCGGCGTGCTGGTGCTGCCGCGCGCGGAGGCCGAGGCGATCGCCGACGCCGCCATCGCCCGGCAGGAGCGGGGCGAGCGCAGCCAGGCGCGGGTGAAGGCCGGCGAGAAGCTCGGCGACATCTCCGGCGCGACCAAGATGGTGCTCGACGCCATCGCCGCAGCGAAAGGCTGA
- a CDS encoding cephalosporin acylase I, with translation MNAPVSVPRVADFTCEKKPATGSRGMVVTNHPLASAAGAQILLAGGNAIDAAVASLFALTVAEPMMVGILGGGLSHIRLADGRHVVIDNLSTAPGKAAADMYECLSDEIGKQRDTRDRENVVGAKAVAVPGALKGWCEALARFGTLPLADVLQPAIGLAERGFVVTPYLSNCITDNAADLARDPGLAAMLLPDGKSLQPGMRLVQPDYAASLRLIAAEGPEALYGGKLGRALTDYMAKNGGLIDQADLANYRIELREPIRGSYRGYEIIGPPPPSSSGVHIAQMLNILEGYDIGSLGFGSTDAVHLLAEALKIAFADRAVATADPAFVKVPVNRLIDKAYADERRALIAMGQAKSWTAGLSGGESADTTHVTVADAMGNVVSATQTINGLFGACVQIPATGMIANNYMYNFDPHPGRALSIAPGKRVFTSMAPMMAVKDGRLAFALGLPGALRIFPSALQAIVNLIDHRMSLQEAVEAPRVWTEGGVLELEEAIPETVAQALIARGHKVVRSPRVAGGMNAIAFNPDGTLTGAACWRADGTPVAISGGLARAGARFTI, from the coding sequence ATGAACGCTCCCGTTTCCGTTCCGCGCGTCGCCGACTTCACCTGCGAGAAGAAGCCGGCGACCGGCTCGCGCGGCATGGTCGTCACCAACCATCCGCTCGCCTCGGCGGCCGGCGCGCAAATCCTGCTCGCCGGCGGCAATGCCATCGACGCAGCCGTCGCCTCGCTCTTCGCGCTGACGGTGGCCGAGCCGATGATGGTCGGCATCCTCGGCGGTGGCCTGAGCCATATCCGGCTCGCCGACGGGCGCCATGTCGTGATCGACAATCTCTCGACCGCGCCGGGCAAGGCGGCGGCGGACATGTACGAGTGCCTGTCCGACGAGATCGGCAAGCAGCGCGACACGCGCGACCGCGAGAACGTGGTCGGGGCGAAGGCGGTCGCGGTTCCAGGCGCGCTCAAGGGCTGGTGCGAGGCGCTCGCCCGCTTCGGCACACTGCCGCTGGCCGATGTTCTCCAGCCGGCGATCGGGCTGGCCGAGCGTGGCTTCGTCGTCACGCCCTATCTCTCGAACTGCATCACCGACAATGCAGCCGATCTCGCGCGTGACCCCGGTCTCGCGGCGATGCTGCTGCCGGACGGCAAGTCGCTCCAGCCGGGCATGCGGCTCGTCCAGCCCGACTATGCGGCGAGCCTGAGGCTGATCGCGGCGGAAGGGCCTGAGGCGCTCTATGGTGGCAAGCTCGGGCGGGCGCTGACCGACTACATGGCGAAAAATGGCGGGCTGATCGATCAGGCCGATCTCGCCAATTACCGCATCGAACTGCGCGAGCCGATCCGCGGCTCCTATCGCGGCTACGAGATCATCGGTCCGCCGCCGCCCTCGTCATCCGGCGTGCATATCGCGCAGATGCTCAACATCCTCGAAGGCTACGATATCGGCTCGCTCGGCTTCGGCTCGACGGATGCCGTGCATCTGCTGGCCGAGGCCCTGAAGATCGCCTTCGCCGACCGCGCCGTGGCGACCGCCGATCCGGCCTTCGTCAAGGTTCCGGTCAACAGGCTGATCGACAAGGCCTATGCCGACGAGCGCCGCGCCCTGATCGCGATGGGGCAGGCAAAGAGCTGGACGGCCGGGCTCTCCGGCGGCGAATCCGCCGACACGACCCATGTCACCGTCGCGGATGCGATGGGCAATGTCGTCAGCGCGACGCAGACGATCAACGGGCTGTTCGGCGCCTGCGTGCAGATTCCGGCCACCGGCATGATCGCCAACAACTACATGTATAATTTCGATCCGCATCCCGGCCGGGCGCTCTCGATCGCGCCGGGCAAGCGGGTCTTCACCTCGATGGCGCCGATGATGGCGGTGAAGGACGGCCGGCTCGCATTCGCGCTGGGGCTGCCCGGCGCCTTGCGGATATTCCCTTCGGCCCTGCAGGCGATCGTCAACCTGATCGACCACCGCATGAGCCTGCAGGAAGCGGTCGAGGCGCCGCGCGTCTGGACCGAGGGCGGCGTGCTGGAACTCGAGGAAGCGATCCCCGAGACCGTGGCGCAGGCGCTGATCGCGCGTGGCCACAAGGTGGTGCGCTCGCCCCGCGTCGCCGGCGGCATGAACGCCATCGCTTTCAATCCGGACGGCACCTTGACCGGCGCCGCCTGCTGGCGCGCCGACGGCACACCCGTCGCCATTTCC